The following DNA comes from Verrucomicrobiia bacterium.
CGCCCCCCTAAACCTCACCCAAATTCTCGTACAAACGCGCCAGCCGCCGCGCATGCTCGTCGTACGCCCCCTCGAAAAGCGCCTCCGCCCGACCCTGCCCCACCACCACACCCGCACTGAGCACCCGCGGCGGCTGCCCCGCCGCCGTCAGGCGCTGCGCCAGTTCCGCCTTGATGCAGTTGACCAGCAGACACCCCCCCACCGTCGAGCCCGGCGCCACCGGCGTGTCCAATCCTTCCACCCGCACCATCGCATCCCCCACCGGCGCCCCCGTGTCCAGCACCAGATCCGCCACATCCGTCAGCTTCCGCCCATCCGCACACCGGCTCGCGCTCGCCTCCGCATGCCGGCGCGACACGATCGCCACCACCCGGATGCCACGCCGCCGAAACCCTTCCGCCATCTCGATCGGCACCACGTTGCAGCCGCTCGACGAAATCACCAGTGCACTGTCCTCCGTCCGCAAATCGAAATTCCGGAGG
Coding sequences within:
- a CDS encoding SIS domain-containing protein; this encodes MSPSESYLESCRGLVSAVGGQLGEIRRAADLFAGTILAGRMVHLFGSGHSRILVEEMWPRYGSFPGFNPIVELSLSFHNLVVGANGQRQAMFLENVSGLAERILRNFDLRTEDSALVISSSGCNVVPIEMAEGFRRRGIRVVAIVSRRHAEASASRCADGRKLTDVADLVLDTGAPVGDAMVRVEGLDTPVAPGSTVGGCLLVNCIKAELAQRLTAAGQPPRVLSAGVVVGQGRAEALFEGAYDEHARRLARLYENLGEV